The sequence below is a genomic window from Desulfopila inferna.
TGTTCATTTGAAAGACAAAGCTTTTCTCCTGCTCATCGGAGATTGACTGTTCGTTGATTGAACCATAGAGCCTGAAAGCAAGTGCTCTTTTCAGCCCTGCTAATCCGGGACGTTCTTCCATTCCCAGAAAGTTCTTGATGGATGCCGCCTCCACCGGCGAAAACTGAGACCAGCAGGAGTCGTTGCAGCGCTTGGCATCATTCATCCCTTCACTGAACTCCACCGTCTGAAACCAGACGCCGTCACCGACCAGCCAGTTTTTGGCGACCCGGTGGAGCAGCTCTTTCTGCTGCTCCACCTCCATGCTCAAAAGCGGTTCCGGAATATTATCCACCATCTCGAAGCCAAACACTTTGGAGAGATGATGTATCTGTATCTGATAGCTTTTTGCTGCAGCCTTTTCCAGCATCTGCAACCCTTTCTTCTCTCCCATCTGGTGCTTTACCTCGGCATACCAGAGGGCATGATGAACAATGGTGCGATGAAAGAAGTCCAGGATGAGTCCGGCCCGTCCTTTCTGATCGAGGGTGTCGGGACTTTCTGCGTCTGTCTGTATCATAATCGGCTCCGGGGAAAATTGTTAGGAAACTCTGCAAATTTCATCGGGGAAATGGTTAAGAGGCTCAAGTCCCACCGCTGTTACCAGATGGGTATTCTCGATACCGACCACGCCTTTTCCAGGCATGATCACCTTGGGCTCAAGGGCGATGACCATCCCTTCCGCCAGTTCGAGCTTCTGGCCTTTGGCAAGAAAAGGGAATTCGTCAAGTTCGAGTCCCACGCCGTGTCCGGTAAAGCGAATCTTCCTTTCGCCCACCCCCATAAACTGCTGACGATATCCCTGCTTTTCCGCCATATTCGTCATCAACTGGTAGAGATCGCCGGTTACCGCGCCTGGAACTGCTACTTTTTTAATCCTCTCCTGCATCTCCAGCATGGCGTCATGGGCTCGATACATCTCATCCGGGAGATCGCCGATGACAAAAATTCTGGCGTGATCGGAAATATATCCGTCATAGGCAAAAACATAATCGACAAGGACAGTCTCATTCCGCCTGATTTTCTTGAACCCGGCCCCCTGGCTAATAAGTCCGCTCACCCCTTGTCCTCCGGTAGGCGATGCCAGATAACTGGGAACCGCGGCAGCCGGACCAGACATGAGATGTCCATAAAACAATTCACTGCCGAACAGCCTCATTCTGACGATGCCCTGATGCCCGAGGCTACGGGCATAGGCCTCCAGTTCACCGGCCAGAGCCACTTCGGTCTTGCCGACTTCGAGTAGTTGCGGAAAATGAGCGGCCACTTTGTCGGAGAAGGCAGCTGCGGTTTTTATTTTCTCAATTTCATAGGCGGACTTTACTGCCCGCACCAGGCGGATTGGCGTTGACACATCGACGATTGAGCAGCCTGAAAAGATTTTTAAAAATTGAAAATAGAGATTGGCTGGAAGTACATCAAGTTCCATTCCCAGGGGGGAAGGAAGAGTATAACCGTGTTCCTCTAAGGCCTGCGGGATTTTCTTCGGGCTCACCAGTGAAACTATATCTTCAAGAGGCGATTCAGCCCTGGCCCGTTCGAATTCCTTGAAAATCATGAGCAGGGGCTTGCCTTCGCCTGGAATATAGAGCCACCCCTGCTGGGCAGTACCTGAGAAGTAATACAGATCGGTATTCTGCACGATCAGGGCGCCCTGGATGTCCTTTTTCCGCAATTCGGACTGCAGCTTCCTCAGACGTGATTCAATTTCGCCCAAAAGTGGTCCGGCCGGATATTCTTCCACATCTCCTCCCTGTTGATCTGCTCGCGTTTGCTGATCCTGTAATAAATTGCCGCGATGTCAGAAGGCTAGATAAAAAGTTCGATATACAGAAGGCGCAGTTTTGGCAGGCCTTAGACGATACATAGTATGTCGAAGGTCTGTCAAAAACCTGCAACGCGGGAGTTCGGGCTTTCTCGAAGTCGGAGTTTATGCCCATACGGGTATTTATCGCGACGCCATCTTATTTGGAATAGTCATAAAAGCCTTTGCCGCTCTTTCTTCCCAGCCAGCCGCTCTCGACATATTTTCTCAACAGTGGGCAGGGGCGGTATTTGGAATCCTTGAAGCCGTCATAGAGCGTTTCCATAATGGCCAGGCAGGTATCCAGACCGATAAGATCCGCCAGGGCCAGCGGACCCATGGGATGATTCATGCCCAGCTTCATCACCGTATCGATATCTTCCGGTTTGCCGACACTCTGGTAGAGGCAGAAGATAGCCTCGTTGATCATGGGCATCAGGATTCTGTTGGCGATAAAACCGGGAAAATCGTTAGCTTCAGCAGGTGTCTTGTTGAACTTTTTACAGAGATCCCAAGTCAGCCGAAAGGTTTCTTCGGAGGTTGCCAATCCCCTGATCACCTCGACCAGTTTCATCACCGGCACCGGATTCATGAAATGCATGCCGATGACCTTTCCCGGTCTGGTGGTTTGAGCGGCAATTCTGCCGATGGGAATGGATGAGGTATTGGTCGAGAGAATGACATGGGCTCTACAGACGTGATCAAGTTGCTGGAATATCTTAAACTTGAGATCCTCACGCTCCACTGCGGCCTCGACCACGAAATCGACATCTTTCATATCGTCCAGGTTAACGGTGGTCTTCACCCTGGCGAGGATATCATCGGCTTCACCCTGATCGAGTTTGCCCTTTTCCACCATGCGGCCCAGATTTCTGGCAATGGCCGCCCGACCCTTCTCGGTGAATTCCTCGCGGATGTCGCTCATCAGAACCTCGAGCCCGCTTGCCGCGGCCACCTGGGCGATGCCATTGCCCATCTGGCCCGCGCCGATCACTCCAAACTTTTTTATTTCCATTACCGTTTCCTCTCCCGGATTGATGACTTCGTCGAAAACTTTTTCCCGGCTGTACTTGTTTCCGCCTTCGTCTGTAATGAATGCAGCGGAGCTATCATAAAGCCGATTTGACTGCCGATTTGTTCAAGGCTTAATCAGCGTTTCAGTACCAGAGCCACAGCCTCTCCGCCGCCAAGGCAAAGAGACGCCAAACCTGTACGGAGGTCTCTTGCCTCCATTTCATAGAGCAATGTCGTCAATACCCTGGCACCGCTGGCTCCGATCGGATGTCCCAAAGCAACGCTGCCGCCATTGACATTGACTATAGCGGAGTCAAGTTCCAGCACCCTATTGATGGCTACCGAGGTTCCGCTGAAGGCCTCGTTAATTTCAAACAGATCGACATCCGCCTGGGTTATCCCCTCCTTTTTGAGTACCTTGGGGATTGCATAGATCGGAGCCATCAGCACATACTTCAAATCGATGCCGGCCGACGCCTGGGCGCCGATTTCCGCCATAATCGTGCAACCAAGCTCCTCGGCCTTCTCCCTGCTCGTTACCACCACGGCGGCACTGCCGTCGCTGATTATTGAGGCATTCCCTGCGGTGCCGACACCATCCTTTTGAAACGCGGGGCGCATTTTGGCAAGTCTTTCATAAGGGGTATCCATGACGCACTCATCGGTATCGAAAAGAATATCACCCTTGCGATCGGAAATAGTCAACGGGGCAATCTGCTTTTTGAAGCGGCCGTCGGCAATAGCTGCCTGCGCCCGCCTGTAGGATTCCGCAGCAAACCTGTCCTGCTGCTCGCGATCAACCTGCCATTTTTCACAAATGAGCTCGTTGGACATGCCCATATGGAAGTCGTTGACAATATCCCAGAGACCGTCGTGCACCATATGGTCCTCGATCTTTCCGGGTCCCATGCGGTGGCCCCACCTGGCTTTATCCAGATAATATGGAGCCATGCTCATGTTTTCCATCCCTCCGGCAACCACGACATCGGCATCGCCGCATTGTATGGCCTGGGCGGCAAGCATCACGGCCTTCAGAGAAGAACCGCACACC
It includes:
- a CDS encoding M24 family metallopeptidase; the encoded protein is MEEYPAGPLLGEIESRLRKLQSELRKKDIQGALIVQNTDLYYFSGTAQQGWLYIPGEGKPLLMIFKEFERARAESPLEDIVSLVSPKKIPQALEEHGYTLPSPLGMELDVLPANLYFQFLKIFSGCSIVDVSTPIRLVRAVKSAYEIEKIKTAAAFSDKVAAHFPQLLEVGKTEVALAGELEAYARSLGHQGIVRMRLFGSELFYGHLMSGPAAAVPSYLASPTGGQGVSGLISQGAGFKKIRRNETVLVDYVFAYDGYISDHARIFVIGDLPDEMYRAHDAMLEMQERIKKVAVPGAVTGDLYQLMTNMAEKQGYRQQFMGVGERKIRFTGHGVGLELDEFPFLAKGQKLELAEGMVIALEPKVIMPGKGVVGIENTHLVTAVGLEPLNHFPDEICRVS
- a CDS encoding acetyl-CoA C-acetyltransferase, which codes for MKAAVIVSAVRSPLGSFGGTLSKTGATDLGAHVIREAIRRANIEATAVDECIMGMVLPCGYGQNPAKQAAIKADLPQEVEAITVNKVCGSSLKAVMLAAQAIQCGDADVVVAGGMENMSMAPYYLDKARWGHRMGPGKIEDHMVHDGLWDIVNDFHMGMSNELICEKWQVDREQQDRFAAESYRRAQAAIADGRFKKQIAPLTISDRKGDILFDTDECVMDTPYERLAKMRPAFQKDGVGTAGNASIISDGSAAVVVTSREKAEELGCTIMAEIGAQASAGIDLKYVLMAPIYAIPKVLKKEGITQADVDLFEINEAFSGTSVAINRVLELDSAIVNVNGGSVALGHPIGASGARVLTTLLYEMEARDLRTGLASLCLGGGEAVALVLKR
- a CDS encoding DUF6125 family protein yields the protein MIQTDAESPDTLDQKGRAGLILDFFHRTIVHHALWYAEVKHQMGEKKGLQMLEKAAAKSYQIQIHHLSKVFGFEMVDNIPEPLLSMEVEQQKELLHRVAKNWLVGDGVWFQTVEFSEGMNDAKRCNDSCWSQFSPVEAASIKNFLGMEERPGLAGLKRALAFRLYGSINEQSISDEQEKSFVFQMNKCRVQAARNRKGLDDYPCKSAGQVEYTYFARAIDERITTECIGCPPDRHPPEWHCAWKFSLNEE
- a CDS encoding 3-hydroxybutyryl-CoA dehydrogenase — its product is MEIKKFGVIGAGQMGNGIAQVAAASGLEVLMSDIREEFTEKGRAAIARNLGRMVEKGKLDQGEADDILARVKTTVNLDDMKDVDFVVEAAVEREDLKFKIFQQLDHVCRAHVILSTNTSSIPIGRIAAQTTRPGKVIGMHFMNPVPVMKLVEVIRGLATSEETFRLTWDLCKKFNKTPAEANDFPGFIANRILMPMINEAIFCLYQSVGKPEDIDTVMKLGMNHPMGPLALADLIGLDTCLAIMETLYDGFKDSKYRPCPLLRKYVESGWLGRKSGKGFYDYSK